Part of the Candidatus Moraniibacteriota bacterium genome is shown below.
AAGAAATTGACCGTTCACTCGTTTTGTTGTTGGATTTAAGCATGACCACACGATGCATACTTGCCCATTCAGGATTTTTCAAAATCTCTCCGACTAGAGTGCACTCCGTCGGAGCTATTTTGCGCGTTTGAAAAGAAAATGGTCTATCGAACTACGAAGAGTGAAAACCCAGAACTCTCAATGAAACGGTCAATGCGGTTTTCCCGAAATTGAGAACCAAAAACGCATGCGTCATCTCGGTGAAACCAGCTACAAGCAAACGGCCTTTGGAATTCTCACGCGTTCCAAACTGATTCCCCTCGAAGTGGAAGGAATCAAACGGGCGTAGGATTTTGTTGGGAAGAAAAGCGAGGAGGGAGCGGATATGCCCACGCTTCAATTCTGGCAAGAAGCGAACCACGAAGGTTTCGGATGGATATTCCCCCAAACGCCGGTGGCAAATTTTCGAACAATCGATGTCTCTGTTTCTCACCATACTTCCGAAATTACCTCGTTCCCGGACTCATGGATGAGAAGTTTCACAAAGAAGATGTTCACGTGAGGATGGAGAGTTTGTTGAAAGTTGAACGATACTTTTATAGACGGGCTTGTCGCCCTTCTCGCGTGGGCGCATCACCGATTTCTCTGGATGCATCCGTTCTTGGATTACAACGGACGCATCGGTCGATTGCTTAACAATATCATTCTCCTCTCGCTCGATTTTCCCCCAATCAGGCTTAAGAGTGGGAACAAATCAGGGAGAAAGGCATATATTGAGAGCGCTTCGAAGCGGCGGATTCGGCGCAACCTCTCCCGCTGGAAGAAATGGTAAAAGCTGCTTTGCTGAAGCTGGCGGAAAAAAAATGAAGGAGTTGACCGAATAGCAAGCGATCGTTAGTATCGGCGACACCACCCGAATCATCTACACCAAAGCTACTACTATGACCCCGGTATTGCTGACTGGCATCAGTTTACCGGCACCTGTACTCAAATTACCTCAATGAAGAAATAAATTGCCAAGAAGTATCACTACTTCCATTACCGATACCGATATCTCGACTGCAGCGGAAATTGCCATAGACCCTGCCTACTTTGTCAGGATGACCTGCAGTATCCAAGGTGGTGGATGGAAGTGTAGGTGTCAAGGATACAACGTGTTCAAACTTCTATTGGCAGGTGCAGGGGCGGGGTTGTAGAGTGAGGGTGATGGATTACGCCCATCACATATCACATTGACTTTCTTCTTGT
Proteins encoded:
- a CDS encoding Fic family protein encodes the protein MNDTFIDGLVALLAWAHHRFLWMHPFLDYNGRIGRLLNNIILLSLDFPPIRLKSGNKSGRKAYIESASKRRIRRNLSRWKKW